In Janthinobacterium sp. B9-8, the genomic stretch AATCTTGGCGGCGGTTCTGCATCAACCGCTGATTACGGCACAGCCACCTTTAGCAATGGCGTGACTTACAACGCCACAACGGGTTTGATCACTGTTCCGGCAGGCGTAACGGGCTTCGCCGTCACTTTGCCAACGGTTGATGATGCCTTGGTTGAAATTACACCAGAAACAGTTCCACTAACTATCGGTGGAGTAAGCGCCACCGGCGGCATTCTGGATAACGACAGCCCAGCCATTACCGGCATCGAAGTCGGTAATCCGGGTGTGGCGGACGACAATGTGGTTGAAGGCAATAATCTGGTCTTCAACGTGACCCTCAGCACTGCAACGACCAAGGTTGAAACGTACGCCTTCAATCTTGGCGGTGGCTCAGCATCTACAGCAGATTACGGCACAGCCACCTTTAGCAATGGCGTGACTTACAACGCCACTACAGGCTTGATCACCGTCCCGGCAGGCGTAACGGGCTTCGCCGTCACCTTGCCAACGGTTGATGACGCCTTAGTTGAAATCACTCCAGAAACAGTACCTCTAACTATCGGTGGCGTTTCAGCCACCGGCGGCATTCTGGATAACGACAGCCCAGCCATTACCGGCATCGAAGTGGGTAATCCGGGTGTGGCGGATGACAATGTAGTTGAAGGCAATAACCTGGTCTTCAATGTCACATTGAGTACTGCAACGACCAAGGTTGAAACGTACGCCTTCAATCTTGGTGGTGGCTCAGCATCAACCGCTGACTACGGCACAGCAACCTTTAGTAACGGCGTCACTTACAACGCCACAACGGGTTTGATCACTGTTCCGGCAGGCGTAACGGGTTTCGCCGTCACCTTGCCAACGGTTGATGATGCGCTGGTTGAAGCCTCTCCAGAAACCGTGCCATTAACCATCGGTGGCGTTTCAGCCACCGGCGGCATTCTGGATAACGACAGCCCAGCCATTACCGGCATCGAAGTGGGTAATCCCGGCGTGGCGGACGTTAACGTCGTTGAAGGCAACAATCTGGTCTTCAACGTTACGCTGAGCACCGCAACAACAAAATCAGAAACCTATGCGTTTAATTTAGGCGGAGGCTCTGCATCTACAGCAGATTACGGCACAGCCACCTTTAGCAACGGTGTGACTTATAACGCTACTACAGGCCTGATTACCGTTCCGGCGGGTGTCACTGGCTTTGCCGTGACTCTACCAACGGTTGATGATGCACTGGTTGAAGCCTCTCCAGAAACCGTGCCATTAACCATCGGTGGCGTTTCAGCCACCGGCGGCATTCTGGATAACGACAGCCCAGCCATTACCGGCATCGAAGTCGGCAATCCGGGTGTAGCGGACGATAACGTCGTTGAAGGCAATAATCTGATCTTCAATGTCACATTGAGCACTGCAACGACCAAGGTTGAGACCTACGCCTTCAATCTCGGCGGCGGCTCAGCATCAACCGCTGACTACGGCACAGCAACCTTCAGCAATGGCGTCACTTACAACGCCACAACGGGTTTGATTACCGTTCCGGCTGGAGTGACAAATTTCGCAGTGACCTTGCCAACAGTTGATGACGCCTTAGTTGAAATTACACCAGAAACAGTTCCACTAACTATCGGTGGAGTAAGCGCCACCGGCGGCATTCTGGATAACGACAGCCCAGCCATTACCGGCATTGAAGTGGGTAATCCGGGTGTAGCGGACGACAATGTGGTTGAAGGCAATAATCTGGTCTTCAATGTCACATTGAGTACTGCAACGACCAAGGTTGAAACGTACGCCTTCAATCTTGGCGGCGGTTCTGCATCAACCGCTGATTACGGCACAGCCACCTTTAGCAATGGCGTGACTTACAACGCCACAACGGGTTTGATCACTGTTCCGGCAGGCGTAACGGGCTTCGCCGTCACTTTGCCAACGGTTGATGATGCCTTGGTTGAAATTACACCAGAAACAGTTCCACTAACTATCGGTGGAGTAAGCGCCACCGGCGGCATTCTGGATAACGACAGCCCAGCCATTACCGGCATCGAAGTCGGTAATCCGGGTGTGGCGGACGACAATGTGGTTGAAGGCAATAATCTGGTCTTCAACGTGACCCTCAGCACTGCAACGACCAAGGTTGAAACGTACGCCTTCAATCTTGGCGGTGGCTCAGCATCTACAGCAGATTACGGCACAGCCACCTTTAGCAATGGCGTGACTTACAACGCCACTACAGGCTTGATCACCGTCCCGGCAGGCGTAACGGGCTTCGCCGTCACCTTGCCAACGGTTGATGACGCCTTAGTTGAAATCACTCCAGAAACAGTACCTCTAACTATCGGTGGCGTTTCAGCCACCGGCGGCATTCTGGATAACGACAGCCCAGCCATTACCGGCATCGAAGTGGGTAATCCGGGTGTGGCGGATGACAATGTAGTTGAAGGCAATAACCTGGTCTTCAATGTCACATTGAGTACTGCAACGACCAAGGTTGAAACGTACGCCTTCAATCTTGGTGGTGGCTCAGCATCAACCGCTGACTACGGCACAGCAACCTTTAGTAACGGCGTCACTTACAACGCCACAACGGGTTTGATCACTGTTCCGGCAGGCGTAACGGGCTTCGCCGTCACTTTGCCAACGGTTGATGATGCGCTGGTTGAAATCACTCCGGAAACAGTCCCATTAACCATCGGTGGCGTTTCAGCCACCGGCGGCATTCTGGATAACGACAGCCCAGCCATTACCGGCATCGAAGTGGGTAATCCCGGCGTGGCGGACGATAACGTCGTTGAAGGCAACAATCTGGTCTTCAACGTTACGCTGAGCACCGCAACAACAAAATCAGAAACCTATGCGTTTAATTTAGGCGGAGGCTCTGCATCTACAGCAGATTACGGCACAGCCACCTTTAGCAACGGTGTGACTTATAACGCTACTACAGGCCTGATTACCGTTCCGGCGGGTGTCACTGGCTTTGCCGTGACTCTACCAACGGTTGATGATGCACTGGTTGAAGCCTCTCCAGAAACCGTGCCATTAACCATCGGTGGCGTTTCAGCCACCGGCGGCATTCTGGATAACGACAGCCCAGCCATTACCGGCATCGAAGTCGGCAATCCGGGTGTAGCGGACGATAACGTCGTTGAAGGCAATAATCTGATCTTCAATGTCACATTGAGCACTGCAACGACCAAGGTTGAGACCTACGCCTTCAATCTCGGCGGCGGCTCAGCATCAACCGCTGACTACGGCACAGCAACCTTCAGCAATGGCGTCACTTACAACGCCACAACGGGTTTGATTACCGTTCCGGCTGGAGTGACAAATTTCGCAGTGACCTTGCCAACAGTTGATGACGCCTTAGTTGAAATTACACCAGAAACAGTTCCACTAACTATCGGTGGAGTAAGCGCCACCGGCGGCATTCTGGATAACGACAGCCCAGCCATTACCGGCATTGAAGTGGGTAATCCGGGTGTAGCGGACGACAATGTGGTTGAAGGCAATAATCTGGTCTTCAATGTCACATTGAGTACTGCAACGACCAAGGTTGAAACGTACGCCTTCAATCTTGGCGGCGGTTCTGCATCAACCGCTGATTACGGCACAGCCACCTTTAGCAATGGCGTGACTTACAACGCCACAACGGGTTTGATCACTGTTCCGGCAGGCGTAACGGGCTTCGCCGTCACTTTGCCAACGGTTGATGATGCCTTGGTTGAAATTACACCAGAAACAGTTCCACTAACTATCGGTGGAGTAAGCGCCACCGGCGGCATTCTGGATAACGACAGCCCAGCCATTACCGGCATCGAAGTCGGTAATCCGGGTGTGGCGGACGACAATGTGGTTGAAGGCAATAATCTGGTCTTCAACGTGACCCTCAGCACTGCAACGACCAAGGTTGAAACGTACGCCTTCAATCTTGGCGGTGGCTCAGCATCTACAGCAGATTACGGCACAGCCACCTTTAGCAATGGCGTGACTTACAACGCCACTACAGGCTTGATCACCGTCCCGGCAGGCGTAACGGGCTTCGCCGTCACCTTGCCAACGGTTGATGACGCCTTAGTTGAAATCACTCCAGAAACAGTACCTCTAACTATCGGTGGCGTTTCAGCCACCGGCGGCATTCTGGATAACGACAGCCCAGCCATTACCGGCATCGAAGTGGGTAATCCGGGTGTGGCGGATGACAATGTAGTTGAAGGCAATAACCTGGTCTTCAACGTTACGCTGAGCACCGCAACAACAAAATCAGAAACCTATGCGTTTAATTTAGGCGGAGGCTCTGCATCTACAGCAGATTACGGCACAGCCACCTTTAGCAACGGTGTGACTTATAACGCTACTACAGGCCTGATTACCGTTCCGGCGGGTGTCACTGGCTTTGCCGTGACTCTACCAACGGTTGATGATGCACTGGTTGAAGCCTCTCCAGAAACCGTGCCATTAACCATCGGTGGCGTTTCAGCCACCGGCGGCATTCTGGATAACGACAGCCCAGCCATTACCGGCATCGAAGTCGGCAATCCGGGTGTAGCGGACGATAACGTCGTTGAAGGCAATAATCTGATCTTCAATGTCACATTGAGCACTGCAACGACCAAGGTTGAGACCTACGCCTTCAATCTCGGCGGCGGCTCAGCATCAACCGCTGACTACGGCACAGCAACCTTCAGCAATGGCGTCACTTACAACGCCACAACGGGTTTGATTACCGTTCCGGCTGGAGTGACAAATTTCGCAGTGACCTTGCCAACAGTTGATGACGCCTTAGTTGAAATTACACCAGAAACAGTTCCACTAACTATCGGTGGAGTAAGCGCCACCGGCGGCATTCTGGATAACGACAGCCCAGCCATTACCGGCATTGAAGTGGGTAATCCGGGTGTAGCGGACGACAATGTGGTTGAAGGCAATAATCTGGTCTTCAATGTCACATTGAGTACTGCAACGACCAAGGTTGAAACGTACGCCTTCAATCTTGGCGGCGGTTCTGCATCAACCGCTGATTACGGCACAGCCACCTTTAGCAATGGCGTGACTTACAACGCCACAACGGGTTTGATCACTGTTCCGGCAGGCGTAACGGGCTTCGCCGTCACTTTGCCAACGGTTGATGATGCCTTGGTTGAAATTACACCAGAAACAGTTCCACTAACTATCGGTGGAGTAAGCGCCACCGGCGGCATTCTGGATAACGACAGCCCAGCCATTACCGGCATCGAAGTCGGTAATCCGGGTGTGGCGGACGACAATGTGGTTGAAGGCAATAATCTGGTCTTCAACGTGACCCTCAGCACTGCAACGACCAAGGTTGAAACGTACGCCTTCAATCTTGGCGGCGGCTCAGCATCAACCGCTGACTACGGTACCGCCACCTTCAGTAACGGTGTGACTTATAACGCCACAACGGGTTTGATCACTGTTCCGGCAGGCGTAACGGGTTTCGCCGTCACCTTGCCAACGGTTGATGATGCGCTGGTTGAAGCCTCTCCAGAAACCGTGCCATTAACCATCGGTGGCGTTTCAGCCACCGGCGGCATTCTGGATAACGACAGCCCAGCCATTACCGGCATCGAAGTGGGTAATCCCGGCGTGGCGGACGATAACGTCGTTGAAGGCAACAATCTGGTCTTCAACGTTACGCTGAGCACCGCAACAACAAAATCAGAAACCTATGCGTTTAATTTAGGCGGAGGCTCTGCATCTACAGCAGATTACGGCACAGCCACCTTTAGCAACGGTGTGACTTATAACGCTACTACAGGCCTGATTACCGTTCCGGCGGGTGTCACTGGCTTTGCCGTGACTCTACCAACGGTTGATGATGCACTGGTTGAAGCCTCTCCAGAAACCGTGCCATTAACCATCGGTGGAGTAAGCGCTACGGGTGGGATTTTGGATAATGATTATGCGCCCAATACCAATAATGTTAGCGCATCGGGGATAGAGGATCAGGCTGCACCTATTGCGATTACGCTAGCAGGTACAGATGCCGATGGCACGGTTGCCAGCTTTAGTGTGCTGGGGCTGCCTGCTAATGGCATCTTGTATCGTGATGTGGCTATGACGCAATTGCTGCTTGCCGGTACCGATTTAGCAGCCAGCAGTAACAGCTTAACGGTTTACTTTAAGCCCAATTCAAATTGGAATGGGAGCACCAGTTTTAATTATGCTGCGAAAGATAATACTGGCTTGGTGGATACGTCTCCAGCAACGGCCACGATTAATGTGAGCGGGGTGAATGACGGACCAGCGATTGCCAATGCAAGTGCTACGGTTTCTGAAGAAGGTTTGTTGGGTGGGATTGTTGATACAACTGGCTCGCCAAGCGATACCACAAATAGTGCCGTGCGCACCGGAACGATCGCGATTAGCGATCCGGACAGCCCAGTATTAACAACCTCTTTGATTGCACCAACTGATGTTTTGTCATCGGGTGGGCAAGCCTTGGTCTGGACGGGAAGCGGTACGCAAAATCTGGTGGCAAAAGTTGGGGCTATCACTATTGCCGAAGTTCAGATTGATAATGCGGGCAATTACACCGTCACCCTAAAAGGGCCTATTGATCACCCTGTGAATAGCGTTGAGGACGTGAAGTCATTTAATGTTGGTGTGCAGGTGTCTGATGGTAGCCTGAGCAGCACAGCTATGCTGACGGTGAATGTGGAAGACGATGCACCGGTTGGGCAGAGTAAAACAGCAAATGTTCAGATTCCAAATGTAGATAGCAATTTAATCCTAACGCTTGATGTATCTGGAAGTATGGCTGACCCAAGTGGAATACCAGGCAAAACAAGGCTGCAGGTTGCTAAGGAGGCAATTACTAAGCTGATCGACGATTACGATATCTTAGGTGATGTCAAAGTGATGCTAGTGACGTTTAGCAGCTCTTCAGCGACTCAGCAAAGTGCCGGGCAAACATGGATGAGTGTTAGCGAGGCAAAAGTCATTTTGGACGCTCTCGTTGCTAACGGCGGCACCAATTATGATGCGGCGGTTGGACAGGTGATGGCGCGCTATGACGATGTAGGCAAGATTGCTGGTGCGCAGAATATTGGGTATTTCTTTTCGGATGGTGCACCTAATCCAAGCCTTGGTTTAGATGCGACTGAAGAGCTGGCCTGGACTAGTTTCTTAAACACCAAAGATATTAACTCTCTGGCATTGGGCTTAGGATCAGGTGTGACTGCGACCAATCTGAAT encodes the following:
- a CDS encoding retention module-containing protein, translated to MAEQISVSKPHATVVNINGSAFLRDATGKSVPLKEGQQLNENEIFVTSADGRVQLLMPNGELLEIGGDRTVQIDAQMLGSAPVDAASAAIADLNASTDQIAAAIASGQDLSTELEATAAGLAGGAGVEDGHSFVQLGRITEGVDPLAFNFAGSNLGTLDLPLITALPVQASPNPAVLGPDNVSGAEGAVIAGNVLSNDADADGPLTVTGFTVVGLAEVFTASQLASIPNVGSVVIAPNGDFTFTPLTNYNGPVPVITYSVVDPVGGTGSSTLTLTITPVDDPANLQADSATVLEDTPATGNVLSNDSDPDGALTVTGFTIAGLPNVFTAGQPALIPNVGTLTIAPNGDYTFTPVNNFNGPVPVVTYNVLDPQGGTGSSTLTLTVTPVDDPANLQADSATVLEDTPATGNVLSNDSDPDGALTVTGFTIAGLPDTFTTGQPALIPNVGTLIIAPNGDYTFTPANNYNGPVPVITYNVVDPLGGTGSSTLTIAITPVDDPVISQIEVGTPGVADDNVVEGNNLVFNVTLSTATTKVETYAFNLGGGSASTADYGTATFSNGVTYNATTGLITVPAGVTGFAVTLPTVDDALVEITPETVPLTIGGVSATGGILDNDSPAITGIEVGNPGVADDNVVEGNNLVFNVTLSTATTKVETYAFNLGGGSASTADYGTATFSNGVTYNATTGLITVPAGVTGFAVTLPTVDDALVEASPETVPLTIGGVSATGGILDNDSPAITGIEVGNPGVADDNVVEGNNLVFNVTLSTATTKSETYAFNLGGGSASTADYGTATFSNGVTYNATTGLITVPAGVTGFAVTLPTVDDALVEASPETVPLTIGGVSATGGILDNDSPAITGIEVGNPGVADDNVVEGNNLIFNVTLSTATTKVETYAFNLGGGSASTADYGTATFSNGVTYNATTGLITVPAGVTNFAVTLPTVDDALVEITPETVPLTIGGVSATGGILDNDSPAITGIEVGNPGVADDNVVEGNNLVFNVTLSTATTKVETYAFNLGGGSASTADYGTATFSNGVTYNATTGLITVPAGVTGFAVTLPTVDDALVEITPETVPLTIGGVSATGGILDNDSPAITGIEVGNPGVADDNVVEGNNLVFNVTLSTATTKVETYAFNLGGGSASTADYGTATFSNGVTYNATTGLITVPAGVTGFAVTLPTVDDALVEITPETVPLTIGGVSATGGILDNDSPAITGIEVGNPGVADDNVVEGNNLVFNVTLSTATTKVETYAFNLGGGSASTADYGTATFSNGVTYNATTGLITVPAGVTGFAVTLPTVDDALVEASPETVPLTIGGVSATGGILDNDSPAITGIEVGNPGVADVNVVEGNNLVFNVTLSTATTKSETYAFNLGGGSASTADYGTATFSNGVTYNATTGLITVPAGVTGFAVTLPTVDDALVEASPETVPLTIGGVSATGGILDNDSPAITGIEVGNPGVADDNVVEGNNLIFNVTLSTATTKVETYAFNLGGGSASTADYGTATFSNGVTYNATTGLITVPAGVTNFAVTLPTVDDALVEITPETVPLTIGGVSATGGILDNDSPAITGIEVGNPGVADDNVVEGNNLVFNVTLSTATTKVETYAFNLGGGSASTADYGTATFSNGVTYNATTGLITVPAGVTGFAVTLPTVDDALVEITPETVPLTIGGVSATGGILDNDSPAITGIEVGNPGVADDNVVEGNNLVFNVTLSTATTKVETYAFNLGGGSASTADYGTATFSNGVTYNATTGLITVPAGVTGFAVTLPTVDDALVEITPETVPLTIGGVSATGGILDNDSPAITGIEVGNPGVADDNVVEGNNLVFNVTLSTATTKVETYAFNLGGGSASTADYGTATFSNGVTYNATTGLITVPAGVTGFAVTLPTVDDALVEITPETVPLTIGGVSATGGILDNDSPAITGIEVGNPGVADDNVVEGNNLVFNVTLSTATTKSETYAFNLGGGSASTADYGTATFSNGVTYNATTGLITVPAGVTGFAVTLPTVDDALVEASPETVPLTIGGVSATGGILDNDSPAITGIEVGNPGVADDNVVEGNNLIFNVTLSTATTKVETYAFNLGGGSASTADYGTATFSNGVTYNATTGLITVPAGVTNFAVTLPTVDDALVEITPETVPLTIGGVSATGGILDNDSPAITGIEVGNPGVADDNVVEGNNLVFNVTLSTATTKVETYAFNLGGGSASTADYGTATFSNGVTYNATTGLITVPAGVTGFAVTLPTVDDALVEITPETVPLTIGGVSATGGILDNDSPAITGIEVGNPGVADDNVVEGNNLVFNVTLSTATTKVETYAFNLGGGSASTADYGTATFSNGVTYNATTGLITVPAGVTGFAVTLPTVDDALVEITPETVPLTIGGVSATGGILDNDSPAITGIEVGNPGVADDNVVEGNNLVFNVTLSTATTKSETYAFNLGGGSASTADYGTATFSNGVTYNATTGLITVPAGVTGFAVTLPTVDDALVEASPETVPLTIGGVSATGGILDNDSPAITGIEVGNPGVADDNVVEGNNLIFNVTLSTATTKVETYAFNLGGGSASTADYGTATFSNGVTYNATTGLITVPAGVTNFAVTLPTVDDALVEITPETVPLTIGGVSATGGILDNDSPAITGIEVGNPGVADDNVVEGNNLVFNVTLSTATTKVETYAFNLGGGSASTADYGTATFSNGVTYNATTGLITVPAGVTGFAVTLPTVDDALVEITPETVPLTIGGVSATGGILDNDSPAITGIEVGNPGVADDNVVEGNNLVFNVTLSTATTKVETYAFNLGGGSASTADYGTATFSNGVTYNATTGLITVPAGVTGFAVTLPTVDDALVEASPETVPLTIGGVSATGGILDNDSPAITGIEVGNPGVADDNVVEGNNLVFNVTLSTATTKSETYAFNLGGGSASTADYGTATFSNGVTYNATTGLITVPAGVTGFAVTLPTVDDALVEASPETVPLTIGGVSATGGILDNDYAPNTNNVSASGIEDQAAPIAITLAGTDADGTVASFSVLGLPANGILYRDVAMTQLLLAGTDLAASSNSLTVYFKPNSNWNGSTSFNYAAKDNTGLVDTSPATATINVSGVNDGPAIANASATVSEEGLLGGIVDTTGSPSDTTNSAVRTGTIAISDPDSPVLTTSLIAPTDVLSSGGQALVWTGSGTQNLVAKVGAITIAEVQIDNAGNYTVTLKGPIDHPVNSVEDVKSFNVGVQVSDGSLSSTAMLTVNVEDDAPVGQSKTANVQIPNVDSNLILTLDVSGSMADPSGIPGKTRLQVAKEAITKLIDDYDILGDVKVMLVTFSSSSATQQSAGQTWMSVSEAKVILDALVANGGTNYDAAVGQVMARYDDVGKIAGAQNIGYFFSDGAPNPSLGLDATEELAWTSFLNTKDINSLALGLGSGVTATNLNPIAYNGTGIGSEANAIIVTDLAQLPPILRDTIVLPNSGDLTGGVISGASSGFGADGGHMNDITVDGVKYTFDVANNSIVTSAAANKYTFDAVTHQLKVNTLLGGQFAIDMDDGKYTYTPPVLKTSGSSENIGFTLIDNDGDLDLSNSQLTINVLPPAQGNTLQLTTSTSAIADASLGLHGEFFGYNNDPDKTGGITYNVQSQDNTVGNLDNISDISSVINGRQGSNIVGTQTEASAVASDATFIADSIKYGVAPAVTGNLGTNNSVTAGSAITTGNLYNFLGANNAGADTSALAATSSFGNTTDSIIRMVGGAYFAAGTYDIRVWADDGYRIAIDGQSVFEFNANQPPTTRVQTGVAISEGMHSLEVLYWEQGGNAALKVEFKPSGTADSAYVTLGVEDMAIFHGTQAPVLTELQDIIEDPSNNGHYLIRSGQEVSGTNLSDTITGSAGRDIIHGGSANDVINAGVGADRLDGGAGSDLLAGGLGADTFSWALADKGAVGAPVIDKITDFTTASYSAGGDRLDLRDLLQGENHALATGNLTQYLHFEKSGTDTIIHVSSAGSYSGPFNAGADDQRIILSGVDLTSNGSLADAAIIQDLLNKGKLITDV